The genomic stretch CCAAAACACATTAAAGGCAAAAACTTTTCAAAACGGGAAACAGAGATCATTCGTTTGATAGCAAAAGGACTTTCTACTAAAGAAATTTCTGAAAAACTTTTCATTTCTACCGACACCGTAAAATTTCATCGCCATAATATTTTACAAAAATCGAGCTGTATCAATGCAACAGAACTGATTGCACGAGGCGTAAGCGAAGGTTGGATATAAAAAACCAACCTTTTGGGTAGTTGTTTGGTGTCGATTAATTTTTTCACTTTGTAGAAAAATTAATCCAAGTGAAATATTTTGTTTTAACCTTTTGTATCGTTGCAAGTTCGCTTGTCGCAAAAGCACAGGCACAAACCACCACGTATTACCAGTACAGCGTATGGAAAGGGAAAAACCACGTTGCCTACGTAACTTCGGTGTACTCGTTCGATATTCCCGATTACAGAATAACTGCCAATTATTATAACGAAATCAAAGGAAAGTTTCTTAGAAGCTTAGAGATTGACGGAGTGGGAGATTGGAACGACTACTACTTTGTGGAAATGCCGGACAGCAAAAACAAATCAGAATTAGAAGAAAAGAGATTGAACTACATAGCCCGCTTAAAGCGAGACGGTTACACCGTAAAAACTTCTTATTTCTCTTGGAAACTTAAAGAATAACAAACGTATTGAAATATGAAAAATCTATTTTTAATTTTTGCTTTCGCTGCAAGCACGTTTGCTGTAAAAGCACAAGAAACAAAGCCGACAAAAGAGGAAACAATTACCTGGATTAAAGAGAAATTGGAAAAATATATTCCAGTAGCAGACGGTTTAAAAAACTTTCAAATTTTGAAAATTGATGAAACCGAGGTCATTTACAAATACACAGATACTTATTGTGATGAAAAAGTAAATTTTCCCATCTCTGATATAAAATCTGTGGAAATAGGTAACGATGGAAGTAATTATATTTTTTTTAATTCAAAATCTGTTCATCGCGCATATTGTAGTAATGGGAATTCATATTATAGTTATGTGAAAATTTATGCTGGTGAAGCAGATATTTGCACAAGGCTTGAAAAGGCGTTTAAACATTTAGCCAGTTTTGCACAGAAAAAAGAAACTTTTTAAAATATACAAATTTAATAATTAAGTTACGATGAAAAATCTATTATTAATTCTTGCTTTCGTGGCAAGCATGCTTGCTGTGAAGGCACAGGAAAATAAACCGACTTTCGGGGAGACTGTGATATGGGTAGAATCGAAGTACCAATCTCTTTCTCCGGACAATTGGTATATCAGAGTTTTAGATGATGGAATATATTACACTTGCGATAATAACTGTTCAGTTCAAGAACAGAAAGGCTGGAAGTATGTAACCGATGTAACTTATTACAAAACTGACAAAGGAGAATACGCAATAAGAGTTCCTTCTGGACAAGGGTTTTCAGAGCATTTCAGCACAGGAGAACCGATACAATCAGCACACACTTGTCTTACTTTTTATGTTAAAAAAAATACAAGCGAAATGGATGTTCAAAAACTTATAAAAGCATTGAAACACATAGCTACTTTAAAAGGTGCAAAATTGATTGATGATAATCTTTTTGGTAATTAAAAGTGGAATTTTGAGACAATCTTTTTTTATACTCATTTTTCACACTAACAACTTTGCTTGTAAAAGCTCAAATTAGTATTGATGATGTTGTTATATGAAAACAACATCGTATTGGTTACCGGCAATATTGGTAAAGCATTACAATACGAATCTTAACCAAAATTTCTGCATTAGAGTAATAACGCAAAAATATTGGTATTAATATTCTTATAGGGGACTAAATGAAAAGTAAAACGGACAGAATAATAAAATGAACTTATTTAAAATTTTTAAAATAAAACCACATAGGAACATAGAATTGTGAAGTATAGAGGAGAAGCAGGATACAGAACCACAAAGATTTTTCATCGAAGATGAAAAACTATGTTCTTCTTAACGACGCATGTTTATTTTTTATTCAATCCTATGTAATCACTATGATTCTATGTGGTTAAAAAATAAGTTTAAACAGGATTAATAAAAAAAGCAGTTGAGAAAAATCAACTGCTTTTATAGGTAAGAGAATATTTAATTTTAGCTTGAAAAACTTTTGCGAATGATATTCAGCGCACCGCCGTGTTTGAACCATTCAATTTGTTGTGCATTGTAAGTGTGCGCAACCTCGCATTGTTCTGTGCTACCATCTTTATGATGCAGCACAATAGTCAGGTTTTTATCCGGCGCAAACTCTGTCAAACCAAGAATATCAATCACATCATCTTCCTGAACTTTATCGTAATCTGCCTTGTCGATGAACGTCAAAGCGAGCATTCCTTGTTTCTTCAGATTTGTTTCGTGAATGCGCGCAAAACTTTTTACCAATACCGCGCGAACGCCCAAATGACGCGGCTCCATCGCAGCGTGTTCGCGGCTCGAACCTTCGCCATAGTTTTCATCGCCTACAACAACCGTTCCGATGCCCGCTGCTTTGTAGGCGCGTTGCGTTGCAGGAACAGGTCCGTATTCGCCAGTCAGTTCATTCTTTACAAAATCGGTTTTATCATTAAAATAATTGACTGCACCGATGAGCATATTGTTGGAAATATTGTCCAAATGCCCACGAAATTTCAACCAAGGTCCCGCCATAGAAATATGGTCGGTCGTACATTTTCCTTTCGCTTTAATCAGCAAACGCAAGCCTTTCAAATCTGTTCCTTCCCAAGGTGCGAACGGTTGCAACAATTGTAACCGATTGCTGTCCGGCGCAACGTTTACTTCAACTTTACTTCCGTCTTCTGCCGGCGCCTGATAGCCCGGGTCATCAACAGCGAAACCATTTTTGGGTAATTCATCGCCGCTTGGCGGGTCTAGTTTTACTTGTTCGCCATTTTCATTTGTCAAATAATCTGTAATTGGATTGAAAGTTAAATCGCCCGCAATAGCAAGTGCCGTAACGATTTCGGGCGAAGCCACAAATGCGAATGTATTCGGATTGCCATCTGCGCGCTTTGCAAAGTTTCTGTTGAAAGAATGAACGATGGTATTTTTCTCTTTCTTTTCAGCACCCATTCTGTCCCACATTCCGATGCAAGGTCCGCAGGCATTGGTCAAAATCTTCGCGCCTATTTCATCAAACACTTCAAGGAAACCGTCGCGGTTTACGGTGAAACGAATTTGTTCCGAACCCGGATTGATTAAGAATTCTGCTTTGGATTTCAGCTTCTTTTCGGAAACTTGCTTTGCCAAAGAAACCGCGCGCGACAAGTCTTCGTAAGAAGAGTTGGTACAAGAACCAATCAAACCAACTTCTACTTTTTCGGGCCAACCGTTTTTATCGGCAACTTCTTTCATCTTGGAAATCGGCGTAGCCAAATCCGGCGTAAAAGGTCCGTTCAAATGCGGTTCTAATTCAGACAAATTTATTTCAATGACTTCGTCAAAATATTGTTCAGGATTTGCATACACTTCGGCATCGCCGGTCAAATGTTCTTTCAGTTCATTTGCCATGTCTGCAATTTCTGCACGACCGGTTGCGCGTAAATATCTTTCCATCGACTCATCGTAGCCAAAGGTGGAAGTGGTTGCGCCAATTTCCGCACCCATGTTACAAATCGTGCCTTTGCCCGTACAGCTGATGTTGCGTGCGCCTTCGCCAAAATATTCAACAATGGCGCCTGTTCCGCCTTTCACGGTAAGTATGCCTGCAACTTTTAAGATAATATCTTTTGGCGCAGCCCAACCGTTTAATTTTCCTGTTAAATGCACGCCGATTAATTTAGGAAATTTCAATTCCCAAGGCAAGCCCGCCATTACATCGCAAGCATCTGCGCCGCCAACGCCAATCGCTATCATTCCAAGTCCGCCTGCATTTACGGTGTGCGAATCCGTACCAATCATCATGCCACCGGGAAACGCATAATTTTCCAAAACCACCTGGTGGATAATGCCCGCGCCGGGTTTCCAGAAACCGATGCCGTATTTATTAGATACCGAACTAAGAAAATCGTATACTTCTTTACTTTCGTGTTCTGCACGGTCTAAATCTATGGCTGCGCCGTCTTTTGCCACAATCAAATGGTCGCAATGAACTGTAGAAGGAACTGCAACTTTTGGGCGACCTGCCTGCATAAATTGCAGCAAAGCCATTTGCGCCGTAGCATCTTGCATGGCAACGCGGTCGGGCGAAAAATTTACATAATCAGTCGCGCGCTTGAACGCGGCTAAAGGTTGGTCGGAGTGAAGGTGTGCGTATAAAGTTTTTTCGGCAAGCGTCAATGGTTTGTTTACAACTGCACGCGCTTTGGCAATTTTGTCCGGTAATTGCGCGTACACTTTTTTAATCATCTCAATATCAAAAGGCATAACACAAAATTTTAAAATAGTGAAATATAAGGTTTGCAAATTTACTTAAAACTGATGATTATTAGTCAGTGAATTTTGTTATTTTATAATAAAGAAAACTGATGTTTAAATGAGGACGGACAAAAAAAATTGAACTAAGTTTTTAGCATACTGAAACAAAATCTTATATCTTTACGTGTAAATTTTTCAGATATGGAAAAGTTGAAAAGTTTTATCGAATGGCGGGTATTTGGCGTGTGCAACGCAATAGGAGAGCGGCTGGGTATTGCAAGCTCGCGCATCCGTTTGTGGTTTATTTATATTTCGTTTCTCACGGTAGGTTCTCCGTTGATTATTTATATGATTCTGGCATTTTGGATGAACATTAAGAAATATGTGTTTTTTGCAAAAAGAAACCCGCTGAATTATTGATTTCTTCCTGAAAATCTTTTATTTTATTTCAAACAAATTTCAATGATAAAGAAAACAAACCTTATGGCATTGTCTCTTATAGTAATGACAATGTCGATTGTGGTGTCTTGTAAAAAAGTAGTGAATGATAAAGGCGGTGGAGACGGAGATATTGATATAACGACTCCAGATGGAACAGCGCAGGATAAACTTTATGACTCTATATATCTTTATGCTCTCCAAACATATTATTGGAATACGCAATTACCAAGCTATAAAACTTTTAATCCAAGACAATATGAAAATGCTAATGACTCTTTAGGTTTGGCAAATGAGGTATATGCATTTACAAGATTCCCTAAGGATGCAAATGGCAATATATACGAACAAAAGATAAAATATGATGAACAAACCGCTGCAAATGAGCCGGATAATTCTGAGCCGAAATTTTCACAGATATATTATTCTGACAATAGTTTTGCGGGAAATGCGGGTTTTATACCATATGTTCAATTTGGTAATCAAAGGGAAGAAACAACACTGGATGGAAAAGACAGCAGTTTAGGTTTGATAGTAAGTTTTGTCCCTGCAGATTTTTCTGATGATAGTGTTAATATTATTAATGACTCAATTGTGGAAAGTTTCAAGTCGTATATGTGCGTTGTCCGTTATGTCATTAGTGGTTCGCCGGCTCAAAAAGCAGGGATTAAAAGAGGAGATATAATATCGGCTGTGGAAGGAGGAAAATATAATTTTGGGACAAGTTTGGCTCCAAATGATGGCAATATAAACTCCGTTGGTAATGCTATATATTATTCTAACTCATTGGATTTGTCGGTATATAATTCTGTTGATAGAAAAGTGTCGAATTATTCTTTGAATGCTGTCTCATATACTTTTAATCCAATATTCAAAAGTAAAGTATTGAATTACGGTAGTCATAAAATAGCATATCTCGCGTTTTTTACTTTTAGTGATTATTCAAATGCTCAACCTGTATTGGATTCTGCATTTCAGAGTTATGCAAGTCAAGGTGTAACTGATATTGTGGTTGATTTAAGATATAATGGTGGTGGTTATGTGAACACAGCTGAAACCTTGGTCAACTATCTTGCACCAACATCTGCGAACAACAATACGATGTACACCGAATATTATAATAAAACTATGGTAGATGGGAAAGCAACACTGTTGAAAAATATACCACAAGATTATAGCGATTTATCTAAAGGTAATTTATCTCAACTGAATTTTTCTCCATCTGAGCAAACCTTCCAAATACAAAAAGCTGGTGGTGTAAATTTGCAGAAAGTATATTTTATTGTAAGTAGCGGAACTGCATCTGCCAGTGAATTAGTTATTAATAGTTTAAAGCCTTATTCAACAGTTACCCAGTTGAGTGCAGATTTTTCAGATACATCTTCTTTCACTTATGGGAAACCTGTTGGCTTTTTTGAAATACGTGCAGGGAAATTTAGTATGTGGATTCCAAATTTTGAAAC from Arachidicoccus sp. BS20 encodes the following:
- a CDS encoding aconitate hydratase — translated: MPFDIEMIKKVYAQLPDKIAKARAVVNKPLTLAEKTLYAHLHSDQPLAAFKRATDYVNFSPDRVAMQDATAQMALLQFMQAGRPKVAVPSTVHCDHLIVAKDGAAIDLDRAEHESKEVYDFLSSVSNKYGIGFWKPGAGIIHQVVLENYAFPGGMMIGTDSHTVNAGGLGMIAIGVGGADACDVMAGLPWELKFPKLIGVHLTGKLNGWAAPKDIILKVAGILTVKGGTGAIVEYFGEGARNISCTGKGTICNMGAEIGATTSTFGYDESMERYLRATGRAEIADMANELKEHLTGDAEVYANPEQYFDEVIEINLSELEPHLNGPFTPDLATPISKMKEVADKNGWPEKVEVGLIGSCTNSSYEDLSRAVSLAKQVSEKKLKSKAEFLINPGSEQIRFTVNRDGFLEVFDEIGAKILTNACGPCIGMWDRMGAEKKEKNTIVHSFNRNFAKRADGNPNTFAFVASPEIVTALAIAGDLTFNPITDYLTNENGEQVKLDPPSGDELPKNGFAVDDPGYQAPAEDGSKVEVNVAPDSNRLQLLQPFAPWEGTDLKGLRLLIKAKGKCTTDHISMAGPWLKFRGHLDNISNNMLIGAVNYFNDKTDFVKNELTGEYGPVPATQRAYKAAGIGTVVVGDENYGEGSSREHAAMEPRHLGVRAVLVKSFARIHETNLKKQGMLALTFIDKADYDKVQEDDVIDILGLTEFAPDKNLTIVLHHKDGSTEQCEVAHTYNAQQIEWFKHGGALNIIRKSFSS
- a CDS encoding S41 family peptidase translates to MIKKTNLMALSLIVMTMSIVVSCKKVVNDKGGGDGDIDITTPDGTAQDKLYDSIYLYALQTYYWNTQLPSYKTFNPRQYENANDSLGLANEVYAFTRFPKDANGNIYEQKIKYDEQTAANEPDNSEPKFSQIYYSDNSFAGNAGFIPYVQFGNQREETTLDGKDSSLGLIVSFVPADFSDDSVNIINDSIVESFKSYMCVVRYVISGSPAQKAGIKRGDIISAVEGGKYNFGTSLAPNDGNINSVGNAIYYSNSLDLSVYNSVDRKVSNYSLNAVSYTFNPIFKSKVLNYGSHKIAYLAFFTFSDYSNAQPVLDSAFQSYASQGVTDIVVDLRYNGGGYVNTAETLVNYLAPTSANNNTMYTEYYNKTMVDGKATLLKNIPQDYSDLSKGNLSQLNFSPSEQTFQIQKAGGVNLQKVYFIVSSGTASASELVINSLKPYSTVTQLSADFSDTSSFTYGKPVGFFEIRAGKFSMWIPNFETKNANGVGGYYQGLPATTYSGRPLKEFDDILHDFGDPKEYCLSDMIYLISGVDTYQTNGKSLFANQRSLPSMILKTKSVGNVYRISNMIGKPKRILK
- a CDS encoding PspC domain-containing protein gives rise to the protein MEKLKSFIEWRVFGVCNAIGERLGIASSRIRLWFIYISFLTVGSPLIIYMILAFWMNIKKYVFFAKRNPLNY